The window GGAAAACTTCACCCAGCCCGAACACCAGGACCACGGCTCCTATTAAGGCGATTGCCGCCGTCGTGCTTTCCGGATCTGACGTGTCGGCGTCCAAGGCGAGTCCGGATATTTCACCGCCCGAGGTAAACAGCGTGATGGCGAGGGCCAAGGCCGCGATTGCCCTGGCCACCACCAAGGCGGCGCCCATCATGATGGGTGCGGGCCGGCGGTCCCGGCTATCGGTCCGGCCGGGCGGCTGATCCGAGGGGACTTGGACGCGGCGTGCGTCGACGATCGGCAGGTCGCCGTCGGTGGAAATGGAGTCACCGCCGCCGTTGCGCGTGTGATATCCGGTAGAGAAGTCCTCGATGACCTGGACCGAGACGGCTGGCTCAGCGTCCGAAACGGTGGAAACGATGTGGTCCCGTTCCACATCGGTGTTCTGCTCAATCTTGTGCGTGATCTGAAGGGTGAAGAGGGAGAAACCGACGCTGCGATCGTAGGTGCCTGCCGCGAGCCAATCCACTTTGTGGCCGCCCGGGAGAAGCCAGCCCTCGGGGCATCGCCAGAAGCGGACGTGGTGGCGTTTGCCGGGGGTGTTGTTGACCTCTTGCTGGTAGGCGAAATCCTGCTGCCGGTCAAAAAGATACAGGGGGCTCACCGGTGCCTCCGTGTAACTTTGCCGGAAGATGGTGGAGCTGATGATGCGCCTGCTGCTGGCGAAAGTCACGTCGTCGGCCATGGTCCACCCGGCGGCCCTCATGATCGCGTGGATCTTGGGTTCGGCCCCCAGCAACGCAACATTGACGGGGTCACCCAGCAGTCCGTCACTGGTCCGGGCGCGGC is drawn from Arthrobacter sp. 31Y and contains these coding sequences:
- a CDS encoding LssY C-terminal domain-containing protein gives rise to the protein MPNKDVTDSRLDHGFFILGGAAAVWLAFLLVGESFHLGWGQLWFSIVFWAFLAYLLLPRLHRILTTIYVPGYFIGRARTSDGLLGDPVNVALLGAEPKIHAIMRAAGWTMADDVTFASSRRIISSTIFRQSYTEAPVSPLYLFDRQQDFAYQQEVNNTPGKRHHVRFWRCPEGWLLPGGHKVDWLAAGTYDRSVGFSLFTLQITHKIEQNTDVERDHIVSTVSDAEPAVSVQVIEDFSTGYHTRNGGGDSISTDGDLPIVDARRVQVPSDQPPGRTDSRDRRPAPIMMGAALVVARAIAALALAITLFTSGGEISGLALDADTSDPESTTAAIALIGAVVLVFGLGEVFLAWRIFLGSNGARVIAMGLSSISIVVQAIDYATGSANITLEAGLSGLATDILVLLALSSQRARVYAKRQRVPAVPASVVGRRVAS